From the genome of Lentilactobacillus buchneri, one region includes:
- a CDS encoding MerR family transcriptional regulator codes for MPAIQSETSYEIGEFAEIVGLSAPTIRYYENQGLLKARRTDNGRRYFTEQDIKWVKFLLHLKGTGMSINDLKKYVTWRAEGDQTIPDRLDLLKKTKADFMEEYRQVQHHLQILNDKIDWYEAKESGKDTGKEPFATYLQRLGHHE; via the coding sequence ATGCCAGCTATTCAATCAGAAACCAGTTATGAAATCGGCGAATTTGCCGAAATTGTCGGCCTCTCCGCTCCAACCATCCGCTACTATGAAAATCAGGGGCTACTCAAAGCCCGTCGGACAGACAACGGTCGCCGATATTTTACCGAACAGGACATCAAGTGGGTCAAATTCCTCTTGCATCTTAAAGGCACCGGAATGAGCATCAACGACCTGAAAAAATACGTCACTTGGCGGGCTGAGGGCGACCAGACCATCCCTGACCGCCTGGATTTACTCAAGAAAACCAAGGCCGATTTCATGGAAGAATACCGCCAAGTCCAGCATCATCTGCAGATTCTAAATGATAAAATTGACTGGTATGAAGCCAAAGAATCCGGCAAAGATACCGGTAAGGAACCCTTTGCCACCTACTTGCAGCGACTGGGGCACCATGAATAA